One stretch of Akkermansia sp. RCC_12PD DNA includes these proteins:
- the infB gene encoding translation initiation factor IF-2 produces the protein MPNKQEENEPKKEVLDLIGGSPKKKRAPLPEPVPAPAPTPRPAPAKKEALDLLSGPKKKAPAPVPAKPAPESVQPAPAAAPAPQEEELSSRDKVINLKPPVSVSELAALLQAKPFQIIKDLMGMGIFANPNTPLDADAVSSICDLHGYTFAREKREKGGGVKAQQEPVKEPEPVPVVEEPKATLITRTPIITVMGHVDHGKTSLLDYIRKAHVAKGEAGGITQHIGAYTVDYNGNTLTFLDTPGHAIFTEMRARGADVTDIVVLVVAANDGIMPQTREAIAHSKAAGKTIIVAINKCDLPAADPMKAKSGLMEEGLVPTDFGGDVECVEVSALTGDGIDDLLGLLSLQSEVLELQANPKANCRASIIEARVEPGTGSSATAIVESGTIRIGMPFICGPYAGKVRALVNDHGERVKKVGPGMPVEIIGFSETPNVGDELVEMESERAAKKLGEERQEELRKQRLAQPRKARMEELLAMMGDGTQKAQLKILLKGDVQGSVEAIKKAIMDIQSDKVECVFLNAAAGPISESDVLLASSSDAVILGFNVKVESNAVKLLKREGVQVKLYSIVYELIDQVRDAMLGLLEPETRETIIGHAKVLQVFKLNKGRAAGCMVEDGKILRSCEARVIRDKTPVFDGKMSTLRRFQDEVEEVKAGLECGIRLGDFNEYEAGDIIECYTLEKIQQTL, from the coding sequence ATGCCTAATAAACAAGAAGAGAACGAACCCAAAAAAGAAGTGCTGGATCTGATCGGCGGATCTCCCAAAAAGAAACGCGCACCGCTGCCCGAACCCGTTCCGGCCCCGGCGCCCACCCCCCGTCCGGCTCCGGCCAAGAAAGAAGCTCTCGACTTGCTTTCCGGCCCCAAGAAAAAAGCGCCTGCTCCCGTTCCCGCCAAACCGGCTCCCGAATCCGTCCAGCCAGCCCCTGCCGCCGCACCCGCGCCGCAGGAAGAGGAACTGTCTTCCAGGGATAAGGTCATCAACCTCAAGCCGCCCGTTTCCGTCTCCGAACTGGCCGCTCTGCTTCAAGCCAAGCCTTTCCAGATCATCAAGGACCTGATGGGCATGGGCATCTTCGCCAACCCGAACACGCCGCTGGACGCTGACGCCGTCAGTTCCATCTGTGACCTGCACGGCTACACCTTCGCCCGTGAAAAACGGGAAAAAGGAGGTGGAGTCAAGGCCCAGCAGGAACCGGTGAAGGAGCCGGAACCAGTGCCGGTCGTGGAAGAACCCAAGGCCACCCTCATCACCCGCACGCCCATCATCACGGTCATGGGCCATGTAGACCACGGGAAAACCTCCCTGCTGGACTACATCCGCAAGGCCCACGTAGCGAAGGGGGAAGCCGGCGGCATCACGCAGCATATCGGCGCCTATACGGTAGACTACAACGGCAACACCCTCACCTTCCTGGACACGCCCGGTCACGCCATCTTTACGGAAATGCGCGCCCGCGGAGCGGACGTGACGGACATTGTCGTGCTCGTCGTAGCCGCCAATGACGGCATCATGCCCCAGACGCGGGAAGCCATCGCCCATTCCAAGGCGGCCGGCAAAACCATCATCGTGGCCATCAACAAATGCGACCTCCCTGCGGCAGATCCCATGAAAGCCAAGAGCGGCCTGATGGAAGAAGGGCTGGTCCCCACGGACTTCGGCGGCGATGTGGAATGTGTGGAAGTCTCCGCCCTGACCGGGGACGGCATTGACGACCTGCTCGGCCTCCTTTCCCTCCAGTCGGAAGTGCTTGAACTCCAAGCCAATCCCAAGGCCAACTGCCGGGCATCCATCATTGAAGCCCGCGTGGAACCCGGTACCGGCAGTTCCGCCACGGCCATTGTGGAAAGCGGCACCATCCGCATCGGCATGCCCTTCATCTGCGGCCCTTACGCCGGCAAGGTGCGCGCCCTGGTCAACGACCACGGCGAACGCGTCAAAAAAGTCGGCCCCGGGATGCCCGTGGAAATCATCGGCTTTTCCGAGACCCCGAACGTGGGTGACGAACTCGTGGAAATGGAATCCGAACGCGCCGCCAAGAAACTGGGCGAAGAACGCCAGGAGGAACTGCGCAAGCAGCGCCTGGCCCAGCCCCGCAAGGCCCGCATGGAGGAACTGCTCGCCATGATGGGCGACGGTACCCAGAAGGCCCAGCTCAAGATTCTCCTGAAGGGGGACGTCCAGGGTTCCGTGGAAGCCATTAAAAAGGCAATCATGGACATCCAGTCGGACAAGGTGGAATGTGTCTTCCTGAATGCCGCCGCCGGTCCCATCTCGGAATCTGATGTCCTGCTGGCTTCCTCTTCCGACGCCGTCATCCTGGGCTTCAACGTCAAGGTGGAATCCAACGCCGTGAAACTTCTCAAACGTGAAGGCGTGCAGGTGAAGCTGTACTCCATCGTGTACGAACTCATCGACCAGGTGAGGGACGCCATGCTGGGCCTGCTGGAACCGGAAACGCGTGAAACCATCATCGGCCACGCCAAGGTTCTCCAGGTCTTCAAGCTCAACAAGGGTCGCGCCGCAGGCTGCATGGTTGAGGACGGCAAGATCCTCCGCAGCTGTGAAGCGCGCGTCATCCGCGACAAAACTCCCGTTTTCGACGGCAAGATGTCCACTCTCCGCCGCTTCCAGGACGAAGTGGAAGAAGTCAAGGCCGGTCTGGAATGCGGCATTCGCCTGGGCGACTTCAACGAATATGAGGCTGGCGACATCATCGAATGCTACACGCTGGAAAAAATCCAGCAGACGCTGTAA
- the rbfA gene encoding 30S ribosome-binding factor RbfA encodes MSRRTDKVNELLRREIGTTIQRDFEFPGTIVTVIEVEVTDDLKEARVWVGVVGRMAPPQVLEKLNSRHGLIQSAVAKRVVLRNTPRLSFRLDDSAQRGVDLVNLLDDIDKNLPKAPPADQEEEQA; translated from the coding sequence ATGAGCAGACGCACAGACAAGGTTAATGAACTCCTCCGCCGGGAAATAGGCACCACCATCCAGCGGGACTTTGAATTCCCCGGAACGATTGTCACCGTAATTGAAGTGGAAGTGACGGATGACCTGAAAGAAGCCAGGGTCTGGGTGGGCGTCGTGGGCCGCATGGCTCCTCCCCAGGTTCTGGAAAAGCTGAACTCCCGCCACGGTCTCATTCAGTCGGCCGTAGCCAAAAGAGTCGTTCTGCGCAACACTCCGCGGCTCTCCTTCCGGCTGGACGACTCCGCGCAGCGCGGGGTTGATCTGGTCAACCTGCTGGACGACATTGACAAAAATCTGCCTAAAGCCCCTCCCGCAGATCAGGAGGAAGAACAGGCCTGA
- a CDS encoding sulfatase-like hydrolase/transferase codes for MFRFLSALISSLLILSPVKGEDAEYVWRGTGGNAWGTLSNWSPSVAPGAQSSAYTHWMTTNGADSVGRTDVGGLGSDGRYLKGVRVEGVNNQPGGKIQLFIKNTNEKVYLRIQDGGITVSNTRTGGYNADFGIAQLRVASDQTWHVEEGRSFYVGSDETAPAGGLYSLTSENDAARVVTLTGAGAVRIGEGMLLNNISGVIGFVMNAGQGTPTLDLADRGMSNTITVEDAARLEGMALYQGSLITRENSSVTFSGTTAKVSSLWNIGKNTAITLESSTLDMSEAGVEAEAILSGTSGVSGSQGTLKQTILDDARITYTNREGKPGEIQSVGKNVTITLNNSSVDFNGEVPEVNLVVQGNCSLAGSGNFNGTITYAPGGTLAVKGDITLPSSSLALGRSHVTALDGVPQAGAVPPENSSLQAQEYVILFDSSFEDLIAEWPGSHTLTVQFAEGMEAEITVKDLPKGAVSWSYDRASRRLNLVTNVAEKPSMPSGVSGSRPNIIFVLVDDMGWGDLSVNWTQQDKNGRQVTRRNEFKTPTLDTMATEGMQLRRHYSAAPVCAPARASLLLGVHQGHSRVVRNNTFDYPIENSHTLGTLLKGAGYHTAAIGKWGVGGGGQSGKGLTGAPHMRGFDYFYGIIKHLAGHFHYLTAGSQEIYEYDDQSAAPAWTNVSAKVPGTAYDTDLFGARAKQWIMEHHEKAPSQPFFLYLAFPAPHGCLSAPACAYPEGLGKTGGLQWEKKDGYEACNTAADGWTGVQGDFGPDTYIYPEHTVFGKTESRHATMIRRVDDVLKDMIQLLKELNLDSNTMIVFTSDNGPHNESGSGNYNNGAQDPRYFMSYGMMDGIKRDCWEGGMRVPAVVRWPGVVPSGISLGASQFHDWMATFADVAGVPVPSRCDGVSLLPTLVGVPERQRTGVIYTEYAYGGNTPGYSDFLQAHRNRGRQQQQIVFADGFKGLRMGNAAPATDFEIYDTEKDPQEANNLASSRPDLQEKMKAQALRMRRPSPTAATNFDTAYVAPVAPPSNLRQGRLRQRAWNRGFDWVPDFRQMEEAPAVTGATGASGVLDVNPAISGQKGVELTGYLTVPATGEYKFYLKTDSNKGSKAFVHLHDMQLLDADYAYTPGTEVASNAREGVSSDVQPNAVQTVKLTAGVHPIRIGYVGQGSSSSLSMQWESADAGISKQEIPASAFAYEYVNPFNIDKTEEAVGFAAAETTLTVQTQLPWTASCDQPWVTVIPASGNSTATLAVSVDANSQETHRTAVVTITCDGEQRTFTLTQSAAPPLTGYDKWKKDKFPAGTTEDDMAPGASPAGDGISNLMKYATGLDPLKPCGSVTTLTVRKEEGSQEYLVLDWPVNTEAVDVVFSVESSADLKTWNEEETVVPAGSKGEYRDTVAIDENAPQRRFLRLKVTRE; via the coding sequence CTTGTCCAATTGGAGCCCGTCAGTTGCTCCGGGAGCCCAATCTTCTGCCTACACGCACTGGATGACCACTAATGGAGCGGATTCCGTGGGAAGAACGGACGTGGGAGGCCTGGGTTCCGACGGAAGGTATCTGAAGGGTGTCCGGGTGGAGGGTGTCAATAACCAGCCCGGAGGGAAAATTCAGTTGTTCATCAAGAATACAAACGAAAAGGTTTACCTTCGTATCCAGGATGGCGGCATTACTGTATCAAATACAAGAACGGGGGGATACAATGCGGATTTCGGGATTGCCCAGTTGCGCGTAGCCTCGGACCAGACCTGGCATGTGGAGGAGGGCCGCAGTTTTTATGTGGGGAGCGATGAAACGGCCCCCGCCGGCGGTCTCTATTCCCTGACTTCTGAAAACGATGCCGCCCGGGTGGTAACGCTGACGGGCGCCGGCGCCGTGCGCATCGGGGAGGGAATGCTGCTGAACAATATTTCCGGCGTGATCGGCTTCGTGATGAATGCGGGGCAGGGAACGCCCACGCTGGACCTGGCGGACCGGGGAATGAGCAATACGATTACGGTGGAGGACGCCGCGCGGCTGGAGGGCATGGCCCTGTATCAGGGCTCTCTGATTACCCGGGAAAATTCTTCCGTGACTTTCTCCGGGACTACGGCAAAGGTTTCCAGCTTATGGAACATCGGGAAAAATACGGCCATCACGCTGGAAAGTTCCACACTGGACATGTCTGAAGCGGGAGTGGAGGCTGAAGCGATTCTTTCCGGAACATCCGGAGTTTCAGGTTCACAGGGAACGCTGAAGCAGACGATTCTGGATGATGCCCGGATCACCTACACGAACAGGGAAGGCAAGCCGGGAGAAATTCAGTCCGTAGGGAAAAACGTCACCATTACCCTGAATAATTCCTCCGTTGATTTTAACGGAGAAGTTCCGGAAGTAAATCTGGTCGTTCAAGGGAATTGTTCCCTGGCGGGAAGCGGAAATTTCAACGGCACGATTACATATGCTCCGGGCGGCACTCTCGCTGTGAAAGGGGACATTACCCTTCCCAGTTCTTCCCTGGCCTTGGGCCGTTCCCATGTGACCGCCCTGGACGGCGTGCCGCAGGCCGGGGCCGTGCCGCCGGAAAATTCCTCCCTGCAGGCGCAGGAATACGTCATCCTGTTTGATTCGTCTTTTGAAGACTTGATTGCCGAATGGCCCGGAAGCCATACGCTGACGGTGCAGTTTGCGGAAGGGATGGAAGCGGAAATTACCGTGAAGGACCTTCCGAAGGGAGCCGTTTCCTGGAGCTATGACCGCGCTTCCAGAAGGCTGAACCTGGTGACGAATGTGGCGGAAAAGCCTTCCATGCCTTCCGGTGTATCCGGCTCCAGGCCGAACATCATCTTTGTGCTGGTGGATGACATGGGCTGGGGGGACCTGAGCGTCAACTGGACGCAGCAGGATAAAAACGGGCGCCAGGTGACGCGCAGGAATGAATTCAAGACTCCGACCCTGGATACGATGGCTACGGAAGGCATGCAGCTCCGGCGCCATTACAGCGCCGCTCCGGTGTGCGCTCCGGCGCGCGCCTCACTGCTTCTCGGCGTGCACCAGGGCCACTCACGCGTGGTGCGCAACAACACCTTTGACTACCCCATTGAAAACTCCCACACCCTGGGAACGCTGCTGAAGGGCGCGGGTTACCACACGGCGGCCATCGGGAAATGGGGCGTGGGCGGCGGAGGGCAAAGCGGCAAGGGGCTGACCGGAGCGCCCCATATGCGCGGGTTTGACTACTTTTACGGAATCATCAAGCATCTGGCGGGCCACTTCCACTATTTGACGGCGGGTTCCCAGGAGATTTACGAATATGATGACCAGTCCGCAGCCCCGGCGTGGACGAACGTCAGCGCCAAGGTCCCCGGCACCGCCTATGATACGGACCTCTTCGGCGCCCGGGCCAAGCAGTGGATTATGGAGCACCATGAAAAGGCCCCTTCACAGCCTTTCTTCCTGTACCTGGCTTTCCCCGCCCCCCACGGCTGCCTGTCTGCTCCTGCCTGCGCCTATCCGGAGGGATTGGGAAAAACCGGCGGCCTGCAATGGGAGAAGAAAGATGGCTATGAAGCCTGCAATACCGCCGCGGACGGCTGGACTGGCGTGCAGGGGGATTTTGGCCCGGATACGTACATTTATCCGGAACACACGGTTTTCGGCAAGACGGAATCCCGGCACGCCACGATGATCCGCCGCGTGGACGATGTTCTGAAGGATATGATCCAGCTGCTCAAGGAGCTGAACCTTGACAGCAATACGATGATCGTGTTCACCTCCGACAACGGCCCCCACAATGAGTCGGGCTCAGGTAATTACAACAACGGGGCCCAAGACCCGCGGTACTTCATGAGTTATGGAATGATGGACGGCATCAAGCGGGACTGCTGGGAGGGCGGCATGCGCGTGCCTGCGGTGGTGCGCTGGCCCGGAGTGGTTCCCAGCGGGATCAGCCTGGGCGCCAGCCAGTTCCATGACTGGATGGCCACCTTCGCGGATGTGGCGGGGGTACCCGTTCCGTCCCGCTGTGACGGCGTTTCCCTGCTGCCCACGCTGGTAGGCGTTCCGGAGCGCCAGAGAACCGGCGTCATTTACACGGAATATGCCTACGGCGGAAATACTCCGGGCTACAGTGACTTCCTCCAGGCCCACAGGAACCGCGGCAGGCAGCAGCAGCAGATTGTGTTTGCGGACGGTTTCAAGGGCCTGCGGATGGGCAATGCCGCTCCCGCTACGGACTTTGAAATCTATGATACGGAAAAGGACCCGCAGGAGGCCAACAACCTGGCTTCCTCCCGTCCGGACCTTCAGGAGAAAATGAAGGCGCAGGCATTGCGCATGCGCCGTCCTTCTCCCACGGCAGCTACGAACTTTGACACTGCTTACGTTGCACCCGTCGCGCCTCCCTCCAACCTCCGGCAGGGGCGGTTGCGCCAGCGCGCGTGGAACCGCGGGTTCGACTGGGTGCCGGATTTCCGCCAGATGGAGGAAGCCCCGGCCGTCACAGGAGCTACGGGCGCTTCCGGCGTGCTGGATGTCAACCCCGCAATTTCCGGCCAGAAGGGCGTGGAACTTACCGGTTATCTCACCGTGCCTGCTACGGGGGAATATAAATTCTACCTGAAAACGGATTCCAACAAAGGTTCCAAGGCTTTTGTCCATTTGCACGACATGCAGCTCCTTGACGCGGATTATGCCTATACGCCGGGAACGGAAGTTGCCTCCAATGCGCGGGAAGGCGTTTCCAGCGATGTACAGCCCAATGCCGTACAGACGGTCAAGCTTACGGCGGGCGTTCATCCGATCCGCATCGGCTATGTGGGCCAGGGTTCGTCGTCTTCCCTTTCCATGCAGTGGGAAAGCGCCGATGCGGGCATTTCCAAGCAGGAGATCCCCGCCAGCGCGTTTGCGTATGAATACGTGAATCCTTTCAATATTGATAAAACGGAGGAGGCCGTGGGCTTTGCCGCTGCGGAGACGACGCTGACCGTGCAGACCCAGCTGCCCTGGACCGCTTCCTGCGACCAGCCCTGGGTCACGGTCATTCCCGCTTCCGGGAACAGTACCGCTACGCTGGCTGTCAGCGTGGACGCCAATAGCCAGGAAACACATCGTACGGCAGTTGTGACCATTACGTGTGACGGCGAACAAAGGACCTTCACGCTGACTCAAAGTGCCGCGCCGCCATTGACCGGATACGATAAGTGGAAGAAGGATAAGTTCCCCGCCGGAACGACGGAAGACGACATGGCTCCGGGAGCCAGCCCTGCAGGCGACGGAATCAGCAATTTGATGAAGTATGCTACCGGCCTGGATCCTTTGAAACCGTGCGGCAGTGTAACAACGCTGACGGTGCGGAAGGAAGAGGGCAGCCAGGAATATCTGGTGCTGGACTGGCCGGTCAATACGGAAGCCGTGGATGTGGTTTTCAGCGTGGAAAGCTCCGCGGACCTGAAGACCTGGAATGAGGAGGAAACGGTAGTTCCGGCAGGCAGCAAGGGAGAATACCGGGACACGGTGGCCATTGATGAAAATGCGCCGCAACGCCGCTTCCTGCGTTTGAAAGTAACGAGAGAGTAG